A segment of the Candidatus Zixiibacteriota bacterium genome:
TGGGTATGCCGGTAACCGGGTTCACAATCTGTCGCTCCTACTCATCCATGAGTCCGTGGCAGAGAATGCACAGTTTGCGGTTCTTGTCGGCGATCAGCAGCGGCTTGAATTCGGACGAGTGCGGCGTATGGCAGCCGATGCAATTAACCGGCTGCTTCGTACGTGGATCGGTGGCTTTGTCGCCCATGGGATGGTAATGCTTCTTCGGGGCGTCTTCATGGCACGTCATACACAGATCCATGATGTTGGTGTTGGTGAGCAGATTCCTGGACTCGCCCGCATGCGGTTGATGGCACGTCTGGCAGTCTTCAAAAGCCGGCTGGTGCTTATTCGAACTTGTGAATTCCGGTGTGTTGTGACAAGTCAGACAGGTCTCAGACCCTTCCTTTTTTTGCAACGCCTTGCCGAATCCCACATGCGGGCCGTGGCATTTTACGCAGCCGTCAGCATCCTTGAGCGGCGCATGCACGACTGCCTTTTGCAGGTCGGACTTGACCGCTTCATGGCAGGTGAAACAGAGCTCGCGCGAAGAAGCAGCGACCAGTTCCCGTTTGCCGCCTGTCTGATGGCATTTGGCGCAGTTGGCGCCCTCGAACGGTTCATGCATGACGGGCAACAGCAGCGCCTTGTTCCCTTTGCGCCCGACATGCGAGGCATGGCAGTTCTGGCAATCGGCATCCGCGAGCGGGAAGCCTTGATGAGCTGTGGACATGGCTGCAGTGTTCAGGTCGTGACAGCCGGCGCAAAGCAGTTGTTTGTTCTTCGTAAGCAAGCCCGGTTCTTTGCCGGCGTGGGGGAGATGGCAGGCCACACACTGGCCGGTCCGAGCCGGCGTATGCACCAGCCCCTCTTTCATCTGGTTCTTGAGATCCGTGTGACAGCTGAGGCAAAAACTCTCAGCCGGTTTGTTAACCAGTTTCGGATAGTTCGAGGCGTGCGGCAGATGACAATCCATGCACTTCCCCTCGCCAAACGGCTTATGCTGGATCGGCAGCTTGGCGAGAAGTTTCATATCCGAGTGGCACGTGACACAGAGAGTATTGGCATCGGCCCGCAAATACTTCGGATAATCGGAACTGTGAGCCGAATGGCACGATGTACACTCTCCGGCTTCGAATGGGGGGTGCTGATGCGCCTGCCCGCTTTCCTTAGTCAAATCGTGGCATGAGGCGCAGATCTCGGAGACTGCGCCGGCCAATTGCACTTTACCCTCCGGACCCACCGAATGACAGGACTCGCAAGACTTTTCGTCAAACGGCGGATGGTTATTGGCACGAACAAGTTTGGGCTTCTCTGAAATATGGGGATTGTGGCAGTCCAGACAGTTGGCCGATGATAGATCGTACCCGCTGTGTTTTGCGGTCAGAGTGGAGTCAATTGTATGGCAGCTGCCGCACAGTGCCGCCGGCGCATCTTTGATGAATGCCGCATGGTCCGAACCGTGGGATGAATGACACGCATCACACTGGCCCAGTGCGACCGGTTTGTGCACACCCTGGTGGCGGAACTTCTCTTCCAGCGACTCATGACAAGTATAGCACAGGGACGACATCTGAGCCGTAATGGTTGGTGTTCGGCTCAAGGGGATCCCGTTGACTATGACTTTTTGAGCTCGGCCGGTGATCAGCTTCTCCTTCATGGCACCGTGCGGATTGTGGCACCCGGCGCAATCCCCCTCGACGACCGGCGTGTGAACAAAGGCCTTGTCGAGGCTAATAGCGGAACTATCGTGGCAGCTTAGACAAAGGTCTTTTTCGTGGCTCAAGAGGAGGTTGATCTCCTTCGAATAGTGCGGCACGTGGCATGACAGGCAGTTTTCTGTAGCCGGCGGGTGCGGCACTTTCATGTTGGTGCGGCTGACAATCTCCGAATGGCATTGGAAACAGAGCTGCGGGCCTTCCTTTCGCACCAGGTGGTCCAAATTGCTGTAGTGAGGCGAGTGACAGGCACCGCAATCCTTATTGACATAGGGGGGATGCTGCGATGGCAATCCGGCCATCGCCTGGTCCGGTTCGTGGCAATCGGCACAAAGCTGGTCGGACGGTTTGCGCAGGATGTTTGCAGTTTGTCCCTGATGCGGATGGTGGCACTGCAGGCAGTCATCGGCGCCGGCATGAACGGATTTCGCGGCGTCTTTGGCCGTCGCGAATTCTTTGTGACAGTCCAGGCAGAGTGAGGCATCAGCCTTTTTGACCAACGCCTTGTGATCCGAGCCGTGAACCTCGTGGCAGGCGCCGCACTGACCGCTGACAACCGGCATATGCGGCGTGCGTCCGTCCCCCTTGATGATCTCACCATGACATTCGGCGCACAGTTTCGATTCTTCCTGTTTGAGCAGATGCGGATAGCGCGAGGAATGCGGCGAATGACAATTGTTGCAGTTGTCCGGCTCGACCGCGGCGTGGGGAAACGCCTTTTTGCTCCCCTCAGCTTGGTCAGAATGGCAGTTAGCACAAAGATTTCCCGGCGTGACACCTTCGGCGAACGCAACTTTACCTGTCGTGTCCGGCAGGGAGTGGCACGACTCGCAATCGCCGGATGCAAACGGCGCATGACTGGTTTCGGACATCAGTCCTTTGGTGCTGGTGGAATGGCCAGAGTGACAGTCGATACAGGCAAGGTTTTCGGTATGCTTGCCGGCATGTGCCGTCTGAATGTTCTTCTCGGAGGCCTTGTGGCAGGCCGCGCACAGTTGATTCGGGGAGGATGTAAGAAGGGCAGGGTGGTCGCTGTTGTGCGCGTTGTGACAGGCTATACAATCGAGCTTTGCAAAAGGCTGATGCGGCACGGTTCCATTCAAAGCGCCTGTCAGGTCATCCTTATGGCACACCAGGCAGGCATTGGGATCATCGGCCCCCTCCGGACCGGTACGCAGAAGCGCGTGTTTGTCGGATGCGTGCGGATCATGGCAATCCCAGCACGCTCCTTTTTCCACAGGAAAGTGAATCTGGCCTGTAGAAAACTTCTCCTTCGCATCCTGATGACAGGAATAACAGAGATTGGAGGTCTCGTCAGTGAGAATCAGCTTGTTGGCAAAACCGTGGCGCTTGTGACAGGTTTCGCAATTCTGCTCTTTGACGGGCTGATGGATGCTCTTTTTGGAACTGAACTCTGCCTGCTGTTTCTTATGGCAATCGTAGCACTTTTTGGCGGCTTCTGCGGACGGGACCGCCAGCAACAGAATGAGCAGACCTGCCCGCACGACTGCGTCTATCCGTAACGTCCGGTCGGATTTCATGCGAGGTCCTTACTTTGCTGCCGGGACTTTGATGTACTTGTCGGGAACGCGGTACTCGACTATGCGGAAAGCAAAGTAGGCATTCCTTCGGAAATGCGGTGAGCCGCCGATATTGAACGCCCAGCTTTCCTGCTGAGTGCGGCCGTTGGAGACAACGCGTACATGCACGGCCGGGTTGATGAGCGAATCGGACACCTGAATTACCCGACCACTGTCGGAGATGCTGAAATCCGGATTGAAAGCATACACGTAAGCCGTGTCTTTCTCTTCTTCACCGAGCACGAACGACTGGCCGAAGTACACCGAATCAGTCTGCAGGAAGTTGGCGAAGATACGGTGGCGGGTCTCGATTATAAACCAACCGGCAGCAGAGTCCAGTTTGGGAATCTCGGCGATTGGTTTAGGCGTCGTGTCGACCATGGGAGTGTGAGCGGCATCCATAGGCATCTGGGGACTGCCGGTGCTGGGATGCTGGGCAGATATAAAGGAGGCGGAGATCAATATTGCGATCCCCGCCATCAAGCCGGTGAAGGAAATCCGTTTCATGTATCCTCTGAACATCATGTCGTTATTCAGGTTAAGTCAAACTTGTGAAAAAGATAACAAATTCGGTCCGGTTGTCAAGCAG
Coding sequences within it:
- a CDS encoding cytochrome c3 family protein translates to MKSDRTLRIDAVVRAGLLILLLAVPSAEAAKKCYDCHKKQQAEFSSKKSIHQPVKEQNCETCHKRHGFANKLILTDETSNLCYSCHQDAKEKFSTGQIHFPVEKGACWDCHDPHASDKHALLRTGPEGADDPNACLVCHKDDLTGALNGTVPHQPFAKLDCIACHNAHNSDHPALLTSSPNQLCAACHKASEKNIQTAHAGKHTENLACIDCHSGHSTSTKGLMSETSHAPFASGDCESCHSLPDTTGKVAFAEGVTPGNLCANCHSDQAEGSKKAFPHAAVEPDNCNNCHSPHSSRYPHLLKQEESKLCAECHGEIIKGDGRTPHMPVVSGQCGACHEVHGSDHKALVKKADASLCLDCHKEFATAKDAAKSVHAGADDCLQCHHPHQGQTANILRKPSDQLCADCHEPDQAMAGLPSQHPPYVNKDCGACHSPHYSNLDHLVRKEGPQLCFQCHSEIVSRTNMKVPHPPATENCLSCHVPHYSKEINLLLSHEKDLCLSCHDSSAISLDKAFVHTPVVEGDCAGCHNPHGAMKEKLITGRAQKVIVNGIPLSRTPTITAQMSSLCYTCHESLEEKFRHQGVHKPVALGQCDACHSSHGSDHAAFIKDAPAALCGSCHTIDSTLTAKHSGYDLSSANCLDCHNPHISEKPKLVRANNHPPFDEKSCESCHSVGPEGKVQLAGAVSEICASCHDLTKESGQAHQHPPFEAGECTSCHSAHSSDYPKYLRADANTLCVTCHSDMKLLAKLPIQHKPFGEGKCMDCHLPHASNYPKLVNKPAESFCLSCHTDLKNQMKEGLVHTPARTGQCVACHLPHAGKEPGLLTKNKQLLCAGCHDLNTAAMSTAHQGFPLADADCQNCHASHVGRKGNKALLLPVMHEPFEGANCAKCHQTGGKRELVAASSRELCFTCHEAVKSDLQKAVVHAPLKDADGCVKCHGPHVGFGKALQKKEGSETCLTCHNTPEFTSSNKHQPAFEDCQTCHQPHAGESRNLLTNTNIMDLCMTCHEDAPKKHYHPMGDKATDPRTKQPVNCIGCHTPHSSEFKPLLIADKNRKLCILCHGLMDE